TGAGTGGTTATCATAAGCTTTCCCATGAGAATATGTACTGGGTACAGGCTCCTGATGTCAGTGTTCCTTTAGTCTTCAAATCCATGTCAAGAAATAGGTTTCAGGAAATAAAGAGATTCATTCATCTCAATGACAACTCCAAACTAGACAGAAACGACAAGATGTACAAACTGAGGTTGTACTTTGAAATGCTGAAAAAGGAATTTGGTAAATTTGGGgtattttcttcagaactctcaATTGATGAAATGATGGTACGTTACTATGGCAAACATTCAGCTAAAATGTTTCTGACGGTAAAGCCTATAAAATTTGGTGTCTTATAGGTTCCAATGACTTTCTTTATAATTGTTTGCCATACTGTGGCAAGATTGACAACAAACAGGAGCCTTTAGGTGCAAGGGTAATAAATGAACTAACCAGCATGATTCCAGAATCAGAGTATCTGAATTATAAGCTTTTCTTTGACAACTTGTTCAACAGTGATGACACACAGATCACACTCGG
This Schistocerca nitens isolate TAMUIC-IGC-003100 chromosome 1, iqSchNite1.1, whole genome shotgun sequence DNA region includes the following protein-coding sequences:
- the LOC126251671 gene encoding piggyBac transposable element-derived protein 2-like, whose translation is MDTIIEQSEIYTCQHNKINFLLTKEELKSFIGILLLSGYHKLSHENMYWVQAPDVSVPLVFKSMSRNRFQEIKRFIHLNDNSKLDRNDKMYKLRLYFEMLKKEFGKFGVFSSELSIDEMMVRYYGKHSAKMFLTIDNKQEPLGARVINELTSMIPESEYLNYKLFFDNLFNSDDTQITLGTSKMNVTGTIREVRTNACPLIDLEKNGKRKGMRIL